The Flavobacterium psychrotrophum region AAGTTTTCTTTATGCCAATGCTCTCTACAACATCTTCTGTCTCTCTAATACCCGCAGTATCAATAAACCTAAAACCTATTCCGCTTATAACAAGCTCATCTTCAATAGTATCTCTTGTAGTACCGGCAATGTCGCTTACAATAGCACGTTCTTCATTTAATAACGCATTTAGAAGCGTACTTTTACCCACATTAGGCTCGCCTACAATCGCAACCGGAATACCATTTTTAATAACGTTACCCACAGCAAATGAATCGATAAGACGCTTTAGCACAAACTCAATTCGGTTTAGCAATTCAAAAAACTGGGTACGATCTGCAAACTCTACATCTTCTTCAGCAAAATCAAGTTCAAGTTCTATTAGCGAAGCAAAATTAAGCAGCTCTTCTCTTAACCGTGCAATCTCATTACTAAAGCCCCCGCGCATCTGCTGCATAGCCACCTGATGACTTGCCTCGTTATCGCTGGCTATTAAATCGGCCACAGCCTCTGCCTGGCTAAGGTCTAACTTACCATTAATAAATGCACGCAGCGTAAACTCGCCAGCCTGGGCCATTTTAGCACCCTTACGAAGCAATAGCTGAATAATTTGCTGCTGTATGTAAGCCGACCCATGACAGGAAATCTCTACCACATTTTCACCAGTATAAGAATTTGGCCCTTTAAATATTGATAGCAATACCTGGTCATATACTTTTCCTTCATCTTCTACATACCCAAGGTGTAGTGTATGCGATTTTTGCTTTGTAATGTCTTTGCCCGATGCACTGCGAAAAACATTTGCTGCAAGGCTTAAAGCATTAGCACCGCTTAGGCGTATAACAGCTATAGCACCAGAGCCCGGAGCAGTAGCAAGTGCCACAATTGTATCCTGAAAAACCATAATTAAAGTCTGTAATATTACCGCAAAGATACGTTTTTTAAGCATGCCTTAATGCTCTCTTCTTTAGCTGTACAAAGGTTATCTAACTGTTAATATGTGTATAAATAGTAAGAAAATGCCGAGAAAAATGCTATCTTTATAAAAGTAAAACCAATGCAATTTAACCATGAAACGCATACTTTTTCCAACAGATTTTAGCGAGGCCGCAAAAAGTGCTTTTGTGTATGCCCTGAATTTTGCAGATGCTCTAGACGCAGAAATTATCATTCTTCACGTTTATGACCTGCCAATAGTAGATATGCCTCCAATGCCCGAAACTACACAAGAAGTTTTTGATATTGTAGAGATGCACCAGTTTGAAAGCTTTAGGGAAGAATTACCTGAATTGCATAAAATTGCAGAGCATCATAATCTTGGCCATATAAAAATGAGGAACGTATTATTGTATGGGGACCTGGTGTATAACATTAACAAAGTATGCGAAGATGAACAGGCTGAAATGATTGTAATGGGAACAAAAGGTGCTACTGGCCTTAAAGAAACTTTTTTAGGAAGTACTACAGCGAGCGTTATTGCAAATACCAAAGTACCGGTACTGGGTATACCTGCCGATGCCAAATATGCGCCGGTAAAAAGTATAGCTTTTACAACACAATATAGAGACAGGGATAATGATGCCATGCTAAGGACAATAGAAATCAGCAAAATATTTAATGCAAAACTTTTATGTCTTTACATTAAAAACGACGACGATCCGGAAGATATTGAGGAAAGAATAAATGAGTGGAAAATATATTACCGTGATGAAAATATTGATTTCTTCAATATAAGCGGAGACCATATAGAACAGACCATACTGGATTTTATAGATAATCAAAAAGCCAATTTACTGGTAATGCGCACGCACAAACGTGGATTTTTTGAAAGTCTTTTCCACCGAAGCCTTACCAAGAAAATGGCTTATCATACAAATGTACCGTTATTAATATATCACGAATAATAAAATGTAGCCCGCACCTTAAATGCGGGGCTACATTTTAATAAAAATAATTTGGTAGTAAAAAAATGACATTTATCGGGTATTATTTTATTTAGAATTAATAAAAATAATTTGTTTAAGACACTATCCTTTTTTAAATTTGCGCAATTCTATTTAGAATTATTCTAACTACTGGGAAATGCACATTTTAAAATATAAACCGATACTGTTTTTTTCATTCCTTACATGTTCATTATATGCACAGGAAACTCCAAAAACAAGTATTGATACTACAAAACTTAGCGAAGTTGTAATTACCGGCCAGTTTGAGCCGCAATCTCTTAAAAAATCTGTTTTTAATGTAAGAGTAATTAAGCGTGAAGATATTGAACGCAGAGCCGCTAATAATCTTGCAGACGTACTAAATCAATACCTTAACATTACTGTACGCCCCAGTGGCACAGACGGACGATCTACAGTATCGATGTTTGGGCTTGACGGACAGTATTTTAAAATATTAATGGATAATGTACCCATTGTAAGCGATTCAGGACTGGGTAATAATATAGACCTTACACAAATAAACCTTGATGATGTAGAGCGTATAGAAATTATAGAAGGCTCTATGGGCGTTACACATGGCGCAAACGCAGTTACCGGTATTCTTAATATTATAACCAAAAAAGGCAGTAAAAAGAGGTATGAGGTTTCTGCAACAGTACAGGAAGAAACTGTGGGTAATGAGTATGCTATTTTTAATAAGGGCAGGCACATACAGGCCTTTAAGGCTTCTTATAATATTAACAACAACTTATATGTATCTGTAGGAGCTAACAGGAACGATTTTGCAGGTTTTTTTGATAACAAGAGAGGAAAAAATTATAGTGTTAACGATAGCCTTAGAGGGTATAGCTGGCTGCCTAAGCAACAAATAATTACTAATGCTTTAGTTAGTTATACAAAAGGTACATTCAGGGCATTTTATAAGTTTGATTATTTTAATGAGAATGTAGA contains the following coding sequences:
- the mnmE gene encoding tRNA uridine-5-carboxymethylaminomethyl(34) synthesis GTPase MnmE, translated to MVFQDTIVALATAPGSGAIAVIRLSGANALSLAANVFRSASGKDITKQKSHTLHLGYVEDEGKVYDQVLLSIFKGPNSYTGENVVEISCHGSAYIQQQIIQLLLRKGAKMAQAGEFTLRAFINGKLDLSQAEAVADLIASDNEASHQVAMQQMRGGFSNEIARLREELLNFASLIELELDFAEEDVEFADRTQFFELLNRIEFVLKRLIDSFAVGNVIKNGIPVAIVGEPNVGKSTLLNALLNEERAIVSDIAGTTRDTIEDELVISGIGFRFIDTAGIRETEDVVESIGIKKTFEKINQAQVVVYLVDSYQLSATDGEIARLKNEIGKIKNQFPLKPLIIIANKADKLTAEQSENILTDIEDVMLISAKENAGVERLKDKLLSFVNTGALHNNETIVTNSRHYDALIKALEEIQKVTFGLTSGVPADLIAIDIRQALYYFGEITGQVTNDELLGNIFANFCIGK
- a CDS encoding universal stress protein, which translates into the protein MKRILFPTDFSEAAKSAFVYALNFADALDAEIIILHVYDLPIVDMPPMPETTQEVFDIVEMHQFESFREELPELHKIAEHHNLGHIKMRNVLLYGDLVYNINKVCEDEQAEMIVMGTKGATGLKETFLGSTTASVIANTKVPVLGIPADAKYAPVKSIAFTTQYRDRDNDAMLRTIEISKIFNAKLLCLYIKNDDDPEDIEERINEWKIYYRDENIDFFNISGDHIEQTILDFIDNQKANLLVMRTHKRGFFESLFHRSLTKKMAYHTNVPLLIYHE